In Brassica napus cultivar Da-Ae chromosome C2, Da-Ae, whole genome shotgun sequence, the sequence taattttttttttcttacttgaCTTGTCTTGTTCATGACAGGACACAATACGGAAGGAAGTTCACATAATGAATTTGATTGAGCATCCGAATCTGTTGAAAGCGCATTGCTCTTTCATAGACCGTAACACCTTGTGGATTGTGATGCCTTATATGTCTGGTGGCTCATGTTTTCATTTGATGAAAACTGTTTATCCTCAAGGTTTTGAGCAACCTATCATTGCTACTTTGTTGAGGGAAGTGCTTAAAGCTCTTGTCTATCTTCATAGACAAGGTCACATCCATAGAGATGTTAAGGTTAGTCacccttttttaaaaaaatctggtCCTCAGATTTTAGGGCGATTtagtaaagatttttttaaataaatttgaggacttatatgtattttttttcgaaaattttGGGGCTATGGTTTCACTTGGCTATGTCCAGAACCGGCCCTGCGGGTACACTATATTAGTTTTGCCATCTAAAATGCTTTGTTATAGGCTGGGAACATACTGGTTCACTCGAGAGGTGTAGTTAAACTAGGAGACTTTGGAGTTTCAGCATGTATGTTTGATAGCGGTGAAAGGATGCGTACAAGGAACACATTCGTTGGAACTCCTTGCTGGTGTGTGCTTATATTCTCTTTAcaataagtttttttctttcaagttTCTTATTTGTGTGTTTGTTATGGGTCTTAAAGGATGGCACCTGAAGTTATGCAGCAAGTAGATGGATATGATTTCAAGTATGTTTTTGCAACTTTTCTAGTCTATCTGCACACCAATTACAAGCGTGAGTAGCGTTAGCTTATTGGTTTTGTTCTGTATAACAGAGCGGATATCTGGTCCTTTGGTATAACTGCACTGGAGCTAGCTCATGGTCATGCCCCATTTTCAAAATATCCACCTATGAAGGTGAGTCCTTACACTATTGATGTGAATGAACAACAAACGCAAACTAACTTTTTAAGAAAGCAAAGAAACTTTAAAGAGCAAAAACGCTTTTGAAGCAAATACTTGTTTAGGGTTTGTATATTGATTATGTAAATGAATAATTTACAATCCTTTAGATTCATATTTATAGCAGCCTCAAAACCCCGATTTACTAATTCAGGTGCTATTAATGACCTTACAAAATGCTCCACCTCGACTTGACTATGATAGAGACAAGAAATTCTCAAAGGTAAGTGAGAGACTAATTGATTTGCAACATAAAGAAGTAGATTCCATTTTTCTTTCACTGAGAAAAAGGAACTGTTTCTGTTGTACGCAGTCGTTTAGAGAGTTGATCGCAGCCTGTTTGGTTAAAGATCCAAAGAAGCGTCCAACCGCAGCAAAACTTCTGAAGCACCCTTTCTTCAAACATGCACGGTCCACAGATTATCTGTCCCGTAAAATTCTGCATGGTCTTTCTCCACTTGGTGAACGTTTTAAAAAGCTCAAGGTAAAGTTGATAATAACGTAGATGTGATTGAAGCTGTGCAACATCTCTTTACGTTTGTCTTTATAGGAGACAGAAGCTGAGTTGTTTAAAGGCATAAATGGGGACAGAGAACACGAGTATATGCGGGGGATTAGTGCTTGGAACTTTGATCTCCAAGACTTGAGGAAGCAGGCATCACTTGTAAGTAAGGTCATGTCTTCTTAAGTAGTAAAAGTAAAACTTGTTCTTTTGCACCTTCTCAGTGGTTCAATGTTTCTGCTATATCAGAATCCAGATAATGAAATGTGCAGTTCAGAGAGTCAGGATGTTGGGGTTGATGTGCCAAAGAGAAACCCAATGATACAAAGGTCAAAGACTATGTCTTTGGAGATGTTCAAAATCTCAGACAAGGCAAAGTGTCTTTTCCTTCATATCTCTGTGTGAATATTCTGTACTCCGGCTAAACCTCTCTTGCTAATATCCAACTTTTCAGGATCTGATGAGTGCGAGTAACAGTCTAACAATAGGTCCATTGCTTCCTTCATTTCGCCGCAAGTTCCTCCCTGCTATTGGGTACTTTTGCAACGTTTCTCTTTTCTACACATTCTTAGATCGTCACTGTGGAGTCCTGAATTGGTTTGCTGTGTCTGTTTTGTTGATCTGATCAGTCTTGACTACGAATTTTCAGAGTTATATACTTGAAATCCCATTGGTTTGCTTGTAGTACAACTTTTGAAAGAAACGTATTGGATGCAGATATAAAGTTGGCATCCTTTCTGATGAAAGCAATGCATGTCGCAAAAGAGCTGCAGAGGCCCTCGCTCTTGAAGAGCCCAATCAACTAGAAACATTAGCGGTGGATACCAAGCAGACACCTGTTCTTGAAGAGATACATCAACTAGAACCAATAACGGATACAAAGCACATGCTAGCtcttcaaaaaccaaaaaatggcTACAGAGTTAGTTCTGTGAGCCGGGCGTCTTGCACAGCGAATGAAGTCCTACCACTGTTACAGAGTCTCCTGGATCAGAATGACATTCAGAGGGTGTGTGGCCTTATTCTAAATGCTTCTTGTAAAAATATACTCTCCTGAAATGGTTTATTTGGATTTTAACTTGTGAGTCttcacattatatttttttgcaggAGAAAGTAATCagattaattagattttttgatgGAACTGTCTCCGGTAATGTCTCTGTCTCGCACATCTCTATCAGTTTCAGTTACTGTCTTTTGGACTAATGTGTTTTCATGACCTTTGTGCAGAAACTCAAAATTCAACCTCGAAAAACAAAGGAATGCAGGTATGTTCATGTGACTTATGTGGATGTCTTAAGTACTTGATCATCACAAACTAAAGAGCATGAATGAATATATTCACAGATAAATCCATCAAGGGAGAGAGAACTACAATCTCAAGTTAATTTCTTGGAGCAAAGGTAATCATATAACTTCTTTccctttgtttgttttgttttttgattaAGATTTGATTAGTAAGTTGAGTGTTCTACGAGTTTTCAGTGTTGAGATACTTGTAGAGgaagtgaagagaagaaaagaaataaatgatcaggtaaaaaaaaaggattaaaacataaatgaatatTAGAGATCATAATAGTAActataaaactaaaatgttgATCT encodes:
- the LOC106404637 gene encoding serine/threonine-protein kinase BLUS1-like, producing the protein MAGSSTKRFPLYAKDYELFEEVGEGVSASVYRARCIALNENVAIKIMDLEKCRNDLDTIRKEVHIMNLIEHPNLLKAHCSFIDRNTLWIVMPYMSGGSCFHLMKTVYPQGFEQPIIATLLREVLKALVYLHRQGHIHRDVKAGNILVHSRGVVKLGDFGVSACMFDSGERMRTRNTFVGTPCWMAPEVMQQVDGYDFKADIWSFGITALELAHGHAPFSKYPPMKVLLMTLQNAPPRLDYDRDKKFSKSFRELIAACLVKDPKKRPTAAKLLKHPFFKHARSTDYLSRKILHGLSPLGERFKKLKETEAELFKGINGDREHEYMRGISAWNFDLQDLRKQASLNPDNEMCSSESQDVGVDVPKRNPMIQRSKTMSLEMFKISDKDLMSASNSLTIGPLLPSFRRKFLPAIGYKVGILSDESNACRKRAAEALALEEPNQLETLAVDTKQTPVLEEIHQLEPITDTKHMLALQKPKNGYRVSSVSRASCTANEVLPLLQSLLDQNDIQREKVIRLIRFFDGTVSETQNSTSKNKGMQINPSRERELQSQVNFLEQSVEILVEEVKRRKEINDQLEEHIRSLTSSSSRNNSRSGA